Genomic segment of Corticium candelabrum chromosome 16, ooCorCand1.1, whole genome shotgun sequence:
ACGTATTCCTTTGGTTCTCAGTTGATGTAGCAAGTTGGATGATGAGAGCTCTTTAACTAGTGTCAATTGCATTGAGTACTGTTGAGGCTACATGAGAAATAAATGATATGAGTTCTGGAAAAGTAGAAGTACATTtccaaatggacaaacatatataaacacacaaacagacaaatgaacaaacaaagaaatataaaCAGAGTTTGTCGATCAGTCCTGTTTACTTAAAGGAACATTTCAGTCACATGCGCTAGTAAATTGCGCTcagcatacacctttgattgttggttaccaacaatcaaattgagacaatGATATGCTTACGTACGCTTTTAAgtgattaaatgataaattctatcggacgagtttgtaactttttcgatCGGGGCTCCAACTTCTCGAATATCTACCGTAgatcgcagtttgcaaagcgtgctgtttggttcagtagctgaaacacttatgcacaacttactcatagTTATCAAGCGGGCACCGCTTTTCTAACGTAATGCTGAAGAGAGTTTTTCGCTATCATgtgtaacatcacgtgacatcgacagcagtCGGTGAAGCGTAGTGGACGCCGAAACAGATCCGGACACCAATACCGCTCGCCTCTTTATCCTTTTAGTTGTGTTAATGTGCGACAGACCATGTATGAACAGCTGTTTCTACCACACACCGAAGTGGGCCCTGTCGTTaaaactggactcaactgtaacttcgcgTTGCAGATAATTCgtgttcttgtcacttccatcagcgcatgcagccattgctttttgcCGCAAATGTACGTTAGCGCGCGTTTATGAAACGTTGCGTTAACGCAAATCTCCAAAATGTCTCTTTAACTCACCTGTTGTGCATTGTTGACCCATGCAACTCGTATACTATTATCCTCGTATGGCTGCAATCGACAGAACCTTGTAATATCCAAAGGCACACCACACTTTTTCAGCTCAACAGGCGAATAAACGTACGACTACAAGAACCACAAAATCACTATTACTACATCTGTCACGATCATATTaatttgacacacacacacacacacacacacacacacacacacacacacacacacacacacacacacacacacagtgtctCTTACTGGAAGTGGAACCACATTGTTGTTGACAGTAATTGTACACATAGAGGGGAATTTGTCCCTCTGTTGACAGCTCGTCTCCAGTTTACATAATCgaagttgaacttgaatgTTGTAATGTTCCTGGATACTGTTCATCTTTCCATATCTCACAGATCTACAAAACACAATATGATTTCACGAAAGAGAACAAAGAGGAAACatgatgtgtgcatgcaagcacACCTACTGCCTCCCTAAGTGTCGAGCCTGTGTGAGTAAAATGAGCGCAAGGTGGGGAATAATGGAGAATAATATGTATTGTTATCAGTAGATGGGCAGGCATTAACGGTATTATAGATAAGAAATCAAAACAAGACAGGAAATGTGTCAGAGAAAGCTTATAGGGAATAAAATATGCATAATCAAAATCGAAATTGAGTTACTCTATGAGAACAAGAGTAAATAAAAAGAATTAGTTTGAAGATATTTGAGACACTTGTTGAGAGAGCACGTGAACAGAATTTAACGTTTGAATTATGttacatagacacagacagacacacacactcacacagacagacagacacacacactcacacagacagacagacagacagacagacagacagacagacagacagacagacacacacacacagactcagacacacagacacagactcagacacacacacacacacacacacacacacacacacacacacacacacacagactcagacacacacacacagacacacagacacacacacacacagacacacacacacagacacacacagacacacacagacacacacagacacacacacacacacacacacacacacacacacacacacacacacacacaccaaacgtGCGTGTCTTCCGTATTTTCATCACAGACAAAAATGTCATCACCAAATCCCACACCCACGCCTACCTTCCGGCTCTAATTTGCTGCGACTGTGCGGGAGTGAGTTGAAAGTGAACTGACGCCATAGAACGATCAGAACGCGACCGACTGTACAAACTCGAGGACATATCCCCTAAAAACAACCACACCGTCACACACAGACCAAAAATCCGCCCACACAGACGCAACTAACTGAGATAAGATGCCCGGATAATGGTGTCGATGTGGTCATAGAAAGCCAGACGACAAAATTTCACGTCCACCGGCATTATCCCTCGCTTGTTGATCTGGCCGTGCGCAGCGCTCGGCGCCGCCGTCGGTAACGTCCGTTCCGATTCGACTTTGTGGTAAGGCGCGGGTCGTGAGCGAAATCCCGTCAGAGACGTTGTACACCGTTTGGCCTCATACAGCTGTCTCAATCTCGCTACGAGACGATGATCACGCTGTACGGCGGCCATAGCACGGGCTACGAGCTCTGGTTTGCGTCCAGCTCGAGCCTGGCTGGCGGCAGAGAGAAAGTCTTGGAGCTCGTAGACACGCAGGGAGTTCAACATTCTCTGTGAATAGAAAAGAGGTCTGGTGATGAAGAACTGAGCTGTCGTCGTTGGAGAGAGGAGAAAGCTGGGAAAGTCTTACTTTGATGTCTGCGATGTTTGATATAGCCGCTTGCGCCATACTTCTAAACGGAAGTAGTTGATTTCAATAAGAAACGCCCTATTAAATCACGTGTTCCTGTTTATTGGCTGAATTGTAAACACGGTAATCGCTGTTCTAGTGCACGGGTAGTAAAACAAGATAAGCTTGTGTAGTAGTAGGCTTTGATAATACGTGACTTGCCGACTACATCTAGATCGATCTACTAGAAGTCAGTCAATGATCGGATATTCCATGGTCAAGCATGATGAAAGAATGATGACCGTCTGTTTTGATGAGGCTCTTACATAATCAGTTT
This window contains:
- the LOC134192508 gene encoding E3 SUMO-protein ligase PIAS2-like, with translation MLNSLRVYELQDFLSAASQARAGRKPELVARAMAAVQRDHRLVARLRQLYEAKRCTTSLTGFRSRPAPYHKVESERTLPTAAPSAAHGQINKRGIMPVDVKFCRLAFYDHIDTIIRASYLRDMSSSLYSRSRSDRSMASVHFQLTPAQSQQIRAGRSVRYGKMNSIQEHYNIQVQLRLCKLETSCQQRDKFPSMCTITVNNNVVPLPSYVYSPVELKKCGVPLDITRFCRLQPYEDNSIRVAWVNNAQQPQQYSMQLTLVKELSSSNLLHQLRTKGIRNADHSRALIKDKLTNSPESEVALTSLRVSLLCPLGKMRMSLPCRGAACNHLQCFDGTLYVQMNEKKSSWICPVCDQALPFESLFIDGLFTEILSANPRSNEIEFLHDGSWKVMQQQSGKTDFSVLTSKFGSPASCNGLEGPDAIIAGLMRKPDSSLSALPPLKRAEGALLLIL